Below is a genomic region from Billgrantia tianxiuensis.
GCCCCGACTTTCCCATGGTCACGGTGAGCGATTGGGTGCACAGCCAGGCACGCCTGGCCGATCGCCTGGGCATCGAGCGCTTCGCCGCCGTAATCGGCGGCAGCCTCGGTGGCATGCAGGCGCTGCAGTGGAGCCTGACCTACCCCGAGCGGGTCGCCAACGCGGCCATCATCGCCGCCACGCCCAAGCTCTCGGCGCAGAACATCGCCTTCAACGAAGTGGCTCGCCAGGCGATCCGCTCCGACCCGGATTTCCACGACGGCTGGTACACCGAGCACGGCACCGCTCCGAAGCGCGGCCTCAAGCTGGCGCGCATGGTAGGTCATATCACCTACCTCTCGGAAGATGCCATGGGCAGCAAGTTCGGCCGCGACCTGCGCAGCGAGGACCTGAATTTCGGCTATGACGTCGAGTTCCAGGTCGAATCCTATCTGCGCTACCAGGGCGATACCTTCTCTACCGCGTTCGATGCCAACACCTACCTGCTGATGACCAAGGCGCTGGATTACTTCGATCCGGCCGCGGAGCATGGCGGCGTGCTGGCCGATGCCGTCGCTCCTAGCCGGTGCACGTTTCTGGTGGTGAGTTTCACCAGCGATTGGCGTTTCCCGCCATCACGCTCGCGGGAGCTGGCCAACGCGTTGACACGAGCCGGCAAGCCGGTGAGCTATGTCAACATCGACTCGCCTCACGGCCATGACGCCTTCCTGCTGCCGGAGCCGCGCTACCAGGCGGTTTTCTCCGCCTTCATGTCACGCGTCGCCCGTGAACTGGGCCTGGAGAAACGAGCATGATGCGCGCCGACCTGGAACTGATTCATCGCTGGGTGCCTGAGGGTGCCCACATCCTCGATCTGGCCTGTGGTGACGGCACTCTGCTCGAGGCCCTGGCGCGGGACAAGGGCGTCACCGGCTACGGCCTGGAGATCGATCCGGAGGGCATCACGGCCTGCATCGCCAAAGGCGTCAGCGTGATCGAGCAGAACCTCGACGAGGGGCTGGTCCACTTCGAGGACGACACATACGACCTGG
It encodes:
- the metX gene encoding homoserine O-succinyltransferase MetX, whose protein sequence is MPEFPDDSVGLVTPQTAHFDDPLALACGRTLPAYDLVYETYGTLNAERSNAVLICHALSGHHHAAGYHDADERKPGWWDAHIGPGKSIDTNRFFVVSLNNLGGCHGSTGPNSTNAATGRLWGPDFPMVTVSDWVHSQARLADRLGIERFAAVIGGSLGGMQALQWSLTYPERVANAAIIAATPKLSAQNIAFNEVARQAIRSDPDFHDGWYTEHGTAPKRGLKLARMVGHITYLSEDAMGSKFGRDLRSEDLNFGYDVEFQVESYLRYQGDTFSTAFDANTYLLMTKALDYFDPAAEHGGVLADAVAPSRCTFLVVSFTSDWRFPPSRSRELANALTRAGKPVSYVNIDSPHGHDAFLLPEPRYQAVFSAFMSRVARELGLEKRA